The following is a genomic window from Candidatus Zixiibacteriota bacterium.
CCGGCGCCATCACCGTCTTCACCAGGCCGGCAAAGGAGGGTAAGTGATGGCGCACGAGTCCGCGAGCTGTGGAGGCATGGCCGGCACGACCCTGCGCATCAATCTCACTACCGGGGAGATCAGGAGGCACCCCACCGATGCGAAGTTGGTGCGCGAATGGTTCGGAGGACGGGGCACGATCGCCAGGATTCTCTACGACGAGGTCCCCCGCGATGCCGACCCGTTCGGGCCGGAGAACCTGTTCATCATGAACGCCGGGATTATGAGCGGGTGCTTTATCCCGGCGGGCGCGAAAGTCGAATTCGGCTCCATTTCCCCCCTGACCAACGGCCATGGCGATTCCAACATGGGCGGCCATCTCGGCCCGGCCCTCAAGTTCGCCGGATACGATATGGTCATCATGTCCGGCATCTCCCCCGTACCGGTTTACCTCTTTATCGATGACGACACGGTCGAACTGCGCGATGCCTCCCCGTACTGGGGCATGGGCTCGTTGGAGTGCGAACCGGCCATGAAGAAGGACCTGGGCGAGGATTTCGAAATCGCCACCATCGGGCCGGCCGGCGAAAACGGCATTCGCTTCTCCTGCATCACCCACGATTTCGGCCGCCAGGCGGGGCGGACCGGGCAGGGGGCGGTCATGGGCTCGAAAAAGCTCAAAGCCATCGCTGTCCGCGGTACCCGCGGGATCAAAGTGCACGATCTCGACCGGCTCACCGAACATGTGTCGGCCATCATCAAGCGGACGCAGACCCATCCGAACATGGCGCCGTGGCAGAAATACGGCACTGCATTCTTTATCGACTGGTCAAACGTCAACGCGGTTCTCCCCACCCGGAATTTCCAGACCACCTACTATGAGAATTCCAAGGGCATTGACGGCGACGCCCTGGTCGAAAAGTGCCTCATCACGCACAAAGCCTGCTTCGGCTGCTGGATGAACTGCGGCAAGTACACCAAGGCGGTCGTCCCGGGCAAGGAAACGGTCTATCTCGAAGGCCCGGAATATGAAACCGGCGCCCTGTGCGGCTCCAACCTCGGCATGACCGACATCAACCAGGTCGCCTACCTGAACTGGCTGATGGACAACGTCGGCATGGACACCATGTCCGGCGGCGGCGTGGTGGCGTTCGGTATGGAGTGCTTCCAGCGCGGGCTGATCAGCGCCGACGACCTCGAAGGGCACACGCTCAACTGGGGTTCTGTCGATGACGCGGAACACTTCATCGACATGATTGTGCACCGCCGAGGGATCGGCGACTATTTCGCGGACGGCACCAGGCGGGCCGCCGAGAAAATCGGGCGGGGCAGCGAGAAATTCGCCATGCAGGTCAAGGGCCAGGAAATGTCGGGGTATGACGGACGCTACGCCCCGGGCATGCTGCTCTCGTATATGACGAGCGACATCGGCGCCCATCACAACCGCTCGTGGACGATCACGGTCGACATGGCCGAAGGACGCGACCGGATCGAGGGACGTGCTAAGGTCGTTGTGTACCTGCAGCACATCCGGCCGCTCTTCGACTGCTGGTGCATCTGCCGCCTCTTCTGGGGCGAGCTCGACGTCGAGCCGGAGGAGATTGTCGTGGCGCTCAATTATATCACCGGGTGGAATGTCGATACTGCCGAAGCGCTCAAAACTTCTGAGAAAATCTGGAATCTCGTGCGATGCCATTACCTGGAACGCAACCGGGCCAACGGCCGCACCTTCGACTACCCGCCGGCGCGATCCTGGGAGGACAAGATCCCGACCGGCCCCAGTGCCGGCAAGGGGCTGACCAGAGACCAGATCGAGGCAATGCTCGACGAGTATTACGCCGCGCGCGGGTGGGATGCCGATGGCAACCCGAGCCGCGAAGTGCTGCATGACCTGAAACTCCATTTCGCGGCCGACAATATCGAAAAGATCGGGCTCTTGGGAAAGCCGCTCCCGAATGGCATCCCGGCAGTTCGCGGAGAACGATATAAACCGAAAGCGTTCTAGCCCTGGGCCGCGGCGGGCCTCGTCTCTCTCAGCGGAGCGGGTCGGGGCGCGGACAGCGTAACGAGGCCGACTGCCGGACCGTTTCGGCGCGGCGGGCTCGCCGTGCCTCCAAGGTGACGCGTCCGCGCCGTTGCCCGTCTTTGAGGAAATTAAACATGATAGTCTTCCTTCGAGCCGGAGGTCAGCTGCGCGCGATGCTGAGACCTGATGTCGATCACTATACCCGCAGGGTCCAGATTGACGGCGACAGGACGATCGGAGAAATCCTCGAGGCTATTTCGCTCGACCCCGCCTATGTTGCCGTCATCTACGTGGACGGCCACGTGAAGGATTTGTCCTTCAAGCCATCCAACGGCCAGACAATCACTCTCCAGCCGCCGGTCTCCGGCGGCTGAGAACCCCTTCTCATGCCCCTGTCGAAACCTGAAATGGAGAGGTACCGACGCCAACTCCCGGTTGACCGTTGGAACCAGGACAGACTCAAAAGCGCGCGCGTCCTGGTTGTCGGGGCCGGGGGACTGGGCGGGATTAGTGCGACCTGCCTGGCCGCAGCCGGCGTGGGGCACCTGTGCATATGCGACGGCGACAGGGTCGAGCTCTCCAACCTGAATCGCCAGTTTCTCTTTGCCGCCGGGGACATCGGCAAACCCAAGGCGGTTCTTGCGGCCGAGAAGCTCGCGGCGCAGAATCCCGAAATAACCGTCGAAGCCATCCCGCTGAAGCTGACCGAGGACAACGCCGGCGAGCTGGCCTCGGGATGCGACGTGATCATCGATGGCCTGGATAATCACGCCGGGCGTTTGATACTGAACGATGTCTCTTTCCGCCTCAGCATTCCCTATGTCTACGGGGCTATCCATGAATGGCTCGGGCAACTGAGTTTCCTCAATCCCCCGAAGACCGCCTGCTTGGCCTGTCTCCTGCACAAGGATGCGCTGCACGCCGGGCCGACGCCGGTGTTCGGGGCATTGCCGGGGGTGATCGGATCGCTTCAGGCAACGCTGGCGCTGCGCTACCTGATGACCGGCGACATGCCGGTTTCGAACACGCTTCTGATTTTCCGCGCCGATACGATGGCCTTTGAGATGGTGGGGTTCGAGAAAAGGCCGGACTGCCGGGTGTGCGGGAAACCCGTGCCGCCGGACCCCCGACCCTGACAGCCCGGAAGGGCCGCCGGGCGCCCGACCACGCGTGATGGCTCCACTCCCCGACCGGCGCCCAACGGATCGTCGGAGGATGGCGCCGGAACTGCTGCCCCCACCGGCCTCACAGGGTTCCGGATTACCCCCTCCCGGCCAGGCGCGACAGGGACGCCGGGACTCCGGCGGCGGCTGCCGCCCGGTCACTCTCCCGCATACCTCGCCAGGAATTCCCGCCGAAACGCGTCAAACCGCCTTTCCTCAATCGCCCGCCGGATCCCCCGCATCAGTTCCTGGAAGAAATACACGGAATGGTAGCTCGCGAGCACTATCCCCGTGATCTCCGACTGGTTGTAGAGATGCCGGAGGTATGCCCGGGTGTAGCGGCGGCACACGCGGCACCCGCAGTGCGGGTCGAGCGGCCGCTGGTCTTGCGCGTACGCGGCGTTGCGGTAGGTGATCGGTCCGACCGTCGTGAACACATTCCCCGTTCGCGCGTTGCGCGTCGGCAGCACGCAGTCGAACATGTCCACCCCGTACGACACCGCAGTCAGGATGTCCTCCGGATACCCCACCCCCATGAGGTAGCGCGGCTTGTCCGCCGGCAGCAGCGGCACCGTGTGCGCCAGCATGGCCTCCATCTCGGCCTTGCTCTCCCCCACCGATAGCCCGCCGATCGCATTCCCCGGCAGATCGAGCGCGAGGATCTGCTCAGCCGAGCGCGTGCGAAAGTCGGCGTAGGTCCCTCCCTGGACAATCCCGAACAGGCGGCCGGGGTCCGGACCACTCTCGCTGCGCCGCTCGTGCTCCCGCGCACAGCGCGCCGCCCACTCCCCCGTCCGGCGCACCCCCTCTTCAACCGCCCGCCGCTCCGCCGGGTAGGGCACGCACTGGTCGAACGCCATGATGATGTCCGCGCCGATCGCGTGCTGAATCTGTATCACCTTCTCCGGCGTGAACAGGTGCGTCGACCCGTCGTGGTGCGAGCGGAACTCCACGCCGTCGTCGGAGATCCGCAGCCGGTCTTTGAGCGAGAACACCTGGTACCCCCCGCTGTCGGTGAGCGTGGGCTTCCCCCAACCGCTGAAGGCCGCCAGCCCGCCGCTCTCCCGGATGGTCTCGGGGCCGGGGCGAAGGTAGAGATGGTAGGTGTTGCCGAGGATGATTTCGACACCGATCTCCTCGAGGTCCTCGCAGGTGAGCGCTTTGACCGCCCCCGCGGTGCCGACCGGCATGAACGCGGGCGTCTGAAACAGGCCGTGCGCGGTCGCCGCTTCCCCCCGCCGCGCCGCGCCGTCGCGGCAAAGGATCCGTATCACCCGAGCAGCACCTCGATCGCCTCCTGGAGCGACCCCACGCCGTGCACCGAAGGCAGTTCCCGCTTGGCCTGAGCCGCGTTCATCGCCGGGATCACCGCGGCCGTGAACCCCAGCTTGGCCGCCTCGGCCAGCCGCCGGTCGATCATGGTCACGCCGCGCACCTCCCCCGACAGACCGACCTCTCCCACCACCATCGTCCGCGGATCGACCGGTTTGTTCAGAAGCGAGGAGGCGATCGCCGCGAGCATCGCCAGATCGAGCGCCGGTTCGCTCAGCCGCAGCCCCCCGGCGATCGACACGAACACGTCGTTCATCCCCATCGGAAAGCCCCCCTTTTTTTCGAGAATCGCGATCAGGAGGGCCAGCCGTTTGTTATCGATGCCCCCGGCCACCCGCTGCGGGTTGCCGTAGCTGGCGGCCGTCACGAGCGCCTGGATCTCGACCAAAAGCGGCCGCTGCCCCTCGCAGATGCCCGCCACCACCGACCCCGTCCGGCGCGCATCCTGGCGCTGCGACAGAAACAGCGACGAGGGATTGGTCACCTCCACCAGCCCGCGCGACTGCATCTCGAACAGCCCGATCTCGGCCACCGACCCGAACCGGTTCTTCATCACCCGCAGCATCCGGTACAGGTGGCTCCCGTCGCCCTCGAAAGAGATCACCGTATCGACCATGTGCTCGAGGACCTTCGGCCCCGCGACCATCCCATCCTTCGTCACGTGCCCCACGAGGAACAGGGCGAACCCGTGCTGCCGCGCCAGTCCCATCAGCCGCTGGGCCGACTCCCGCACCTGCGCGACCGTCCCCGGGGGCGAGTCAAACATCGCCGAGGCCACCGTCTGGATCGAGTCGACGAGCACGATCTCGTAAGCGCCCTCGGCCACCAGGTCGCAGATTTCTTCCAGCGCGTTGGCGTTGACAGCCACGATGTTTTCGCCGGCCACGCCGAGCCGCTCGGCCCGCAGGCGGATCTGGGCGAGCGATTCCTCGCCCGTGACGTAAGCGACCCGGTGCCCCCGCCGCGAGTAGGCCTCGGCCGCCTGCAAGAGAAGCGTCGACTTCCCGATCCCCGGCTCGCCGCCGATCAACACGCTCATCCCCGGCAGCAGCCGTCCGCCCAGCACGCGGTCGAATTCGCCGATCCCGCTTTCGATCCCCGCCTCCGCGGCGAGCGATATTTCCGGAAGTCGCCGCGCCTCGGCCGGCGGGCGCGTCCCCCGCCCCTTGCCCCCCGCCGGTTTGACCAGCCGCTCTTCGACCAGCGTGTTCCACTCCGCGCACTCCCGGCACTGCCCCTGCCAGCGGGTGTGCTCGGCCCCGCACTGGGTGCAAAAAAACGCCGTCTTCACTTTGCCGCTGCGCTTGTCCGCCATCGCCGCCCGACTTCCCGTCATATCCGTATCGGCCCGGCGGAGTCGCCGGCGATAAATTGTCGGAGCACCGGGTCGCCCGCCCGCTGCAGTTCCTGCGGGCTGCCGTCGAACCGCACCCGCGCGTCATAGAGCATCACCACCCGGCCGGCGATCCGGAACGCCGACTTCATGTCGTGCGTCACCACCACCGAGGTCACCCGCAGCTGCCGGTTGAGGTTGACGATCAAGTCATTGATTACGTCGGCCGTCACCGGGTCCAGCCCGGTCGTCGGTTCGTCGTACAGCAGCACGTCCGGGTCGTTGGCGATCGCCCGGGCCAGCCCCACCCGCTTGCGCATCCCGCCCGACAGCTCGGCGGGATATTTGTCCCCCGCCTCGGCCAGCCCGACCATCTCGAGCTTCTCCGCGACAATCCGGTCGATCTCTCTCTGCTCGTGCCGCCGCGCCTCCCGCAGTCCCAGCCCGACATTCTCCGCCACCGTCATCGAATCGAACAGCGCCGCCGACTGAAAGAGCATACCGATTTTCCGCCGCACTTCGACCAGCTCGCCGGAACTCATGTCGGCGAGGTCCCGCCCCCGGTAGAGGACGCGGCCGCGGTCCGGCACCAGCAGCCGGATCAGGTGTTTCAGCAGCACCGATTTCCCCGAGCCCGACTGCCCGATGATCGCCACCGACTCCCCGGTTTGCACTTTCAGGCTGACGCCGTCGAGCACCCGCTGCGCGCCGAACGCCTTGTGGAGATCCTCCACCTCGAAACAGACGCTCTCTGCCTGGGGCCGTAGTGTATCCATAGGTCAAAACCGGAAGAGCACGATGGCGAAAAGGAAATTCGAGACCAGGATCAGCACCGACGAGATGACGACCGAGGTGGTGGTCGCCTCCCCCACGCCGGCCGCCCCGCCTTTGGTGTTGAACCCCTCGTAGCACCCGACCAGCCCGATGAGCAGGCCGAACACGGCCGCCTTGATCTCCCCGTTGATGAAATCCGAGAGGCTGAACGAGCTGTGAAAGCCGTCGAGAAACATTTCCGCCGAAATGTCCACCCCAAGCACCGCCACCCCCATGCCGCCGAGAATGGCGATGAAATTGGCGAACACGACCAGGAACGGCACCATCGTCAGGCAGGCGAGGATGCGCGGCATGACGAGAAAGCGCACCGGGTCGATCCCCATCGACTCGAGCGCGTCGATCTGCTCGGTGACCCGCATCGTCCCCAGCTCGGCCGCCACCCCGGCGCCGACCCGCCCCGCGAACACGATCGCCGAGAGCACCGGCGCCAGCTCGATCACCACCGCCTTGCCGACCGCCTGGCCCAGAAAGCGCAGCGGCGCCCCGATGAACGAAAACTGGTAGGCCCCCTGCCAGGCCGACACCGCCCCGACAAAGACCGAGATGATCACGATGAGCGGGAGCGACCGCACCCCCAGCGAATACACCTGCTCGACATAGAGCCGAAACGACCGGGGCAACCCGGAGAGGGCGACGAGAAACCGGCCGAACAGGATCGCCATCCCCCCGACCTCGTCGATCGCGTTGACCCCCTGCCGCCCCAGTGTCGTTACGCCCAGGTTCATACCGCTCCGCTAGAATGGCGCATCGCCGCCGGCCACTGGTTCCACTCCCGGCGGAATCTCGCGGTGGTGCCGTTCGAGATTCTCAAACCGGGCAAACTCCTTCCGAAAATGCAGCTTCACCACCCCCGTCGGACCGTTGCGCTGCTTGGCCACGATAATCTCCGCCAGCCCCGCCACCTCCTGCATCTTGGGATCGTTCTGCTCCAGGTGGGTGAGGTAGTGTTCCGGCCGGTAAATGAAGAGGACGAGGTCGGCATCCTGCTCGATCGCCCCGCTCTCCCGCAGATCGGACAGTTGCGGCCGCTTCTCCCCGCCCCGCTGTTCGACCAGCCGCGAGAGCTGCGAGCAGGCGATCACCGGGATCTCCAGTTCCTTCGCCAGCGCCTTGAGCCCCTGCGAGATGGTCGCCATCTCCTGCTGCCGGTTTTCGAACCGCCCCGACCCGTGGACCATCTGGAGGTAGTCGACGATGATCACGCCGACATCCTGCTGCGCTTTCAGCCGTCGCGCCTTCGCCCGGATCTCCAGCGAGGTGATCGTCGGGGAATCGTCGATAAACACCGGCGCCTCCGACAGGATCCCGCCCACTGTGGCCAGCCGGCTCCACTCGGTGTCCCGCAGCTTGCCCGCCCGCAGTTTCTGCTGCGAGATCCCGGCCCGCCCGCACAGCATCCGGAGCGCCAGTTGCTCTTTCGACATTTCAATCGAGAACACCCCCACGCCCTTGCGCTGCTTGATGGCCACGTGCTCCGCGATGTTCATCGCCAGCGCCGATTTCCCCATCGACGGCCGTCCCGCCACAATCACCAGGTCCCCCTTGTGCATCCCGTTGGTCATCAGGTCGAGTTCCTCGTACCCGGTCGGGAGCCCGGTCAGTCCGCTCTCGTTGGACTGGAGCGCTTCGATGTCTTCAAACGTCGAGGGGATCAGGTCCCGGATCGAGGTGAAGCCCTTCCGCAGCCGGCTCTCCGACAGACGGAAAATGGTCGACTCCGCCCGATCGAGCAGGCCGGCCACCGGCTGTTCGAACGCGTAGCAGCTCTTGATAATTTCGTTGGAGGTCGTGATCAGCCGCCGGAGAATCGACCGCTCGAGCACCACCGTCGCGTGGGCCGAGAGGTTGGCCGTCGAGGCCACTCCCTCGACGAGTTCCACGAGGTACACCCGCCCGCCGATCCGCCCCAGCTCGTCGTTGCGCAGCAGCTCGTTGGCCACCATGGTGATGTCGGTGGGTTCCCCCCGCTCGTAGAGCGCCTTGGCCGCGCGGAAAATCGCCTGGTGCCTGGCCGCGTAGAAATGGCTCTCGTCGTCGAGCACCTCCACCACCTGGTTCATCGCATCGCTGTCTTTGAGAATCGCTCCCAGCACCGCCTGCTCCGCATCCAGCGACTGCGGCGGCTGGAGCTTCTCCTCCCGTTTCTCTTCCTGCGAACGATACGCCATGCGCGCTCTTCCTCGCCGGGCGCGGCTACCCCGCCCGACTCCGCAGCTCGTCCAGTTTCGCCAGCACCATCTGCATGTCCTCCCAGGTTTCCTTCTTGTACTCGGGGAAACGCAGCAGCGCGGCCGGGTGATAGGTCACCAGCAGGGGGACGCCCTCGTACTCGTGCCACCGTTTCCGCAGTTGCCCGAGCGGCGTCTTGGTTTCCAGGAGCGCCTGCCCGGCGATCCGGCCCAGGGCGCAGAGGACTTTCGGCCGGATGATTCGGATCTGCTCTTTCAGGTAGGGCAGGCACTCGGCCATTTCCTCCGGCAGCGGGTCGCGGTTGTCCGGCGGGCGGCATTTCAGCACGTTGGCGATATAGACCTCCGCCCGCGCCATCGACATCGCCGCCAGGATTTTGTCCAGCAACTGTCCTGCCCGTCCCACGAACGGCTCTCCCTTCAAATCTTCATCCCGCCCCGGCGCCTCCCCCACGAACATCAGCTCCGCCTGCGGACTCCCCACGCCGTAGACGAATTTCGTGCGCGTCTCTCCCAGGGGGCAATTCCGGCACTCGCAGATGGCGGCCCGGTGCTCGGCGAGGGTGCCGAATTGGGCCGCTTTCGGCCCCGTCCCGCCCGCCCCTCCGAACAGGTCCACCGGCGGCGGCGAGGTGCGCCGCACCGCGGCGTCCATCCGGTCGACCCACTCCTCTCTCTGGTTCGCGGCCCCGCGGGCCGCCTCCGCCGCCAGCGTCTCCACGCGGGCCGGATCGATAATCATCTCGCCCAGCCCCAGTTCCACCTGCGAACGCAGGGCCGCCTGCAGCAGTTCCGGTAGTGTCGTCGGTTTCTCTCTCATGCTATCCCAGTCCCGACAAGGTACACGCCCCGCCCGCGTTTATCAAGCGCGGAGTCGAGCGGAATTTTGGCGGCTGATGGTTTCCTCATTATATAGGCGCCTGTCCCGCCCGGGCACCGGTTCAACCTTCCGGCGAATCTTCCGATATTAGCGACAGCCGGTCCAGCGGGGCGCAATCCCCCTTTGCGGTTGACACCGGCCCCCGCGCCGCCGATATTGCCGGCCGGGACGTCTCATGCGGGTGACGGGCAGCCGCCCGGCCCTCGGGCCGTTGCCGGCAAAGTGACAAAGCAGCTGTTGGTTGACAGGAGGATACGTGAGCGTTCGCACCGAACTGCGGCAATTTATTCGCGACAACTTCATGATCGGGCGCGACCCGGAAGAACTGACCGACTCCGGCTCACTGCTCGAAATGGGCATCATCGACTCGACCGGCGTCCTGGAACTGGTCGCCTTCCTCGAAGAACGCTACGGAATCCACGTGGACGACACCGAACTTGTCCCGGATAACCTCGACTCGCTCAACAACCTCGAGGCCTATATCTCGCGCAAGCAGGCGTCCGCCCCGACTTCCGGCGCCTGACCCCGCCGCCGGCACTTTTTATTCAAATCTCCCCCCGCCGCGGCCGATAGACAGAGCATGAGCAAACCCCTGTTTGTGGTCCTGGGCCTTCTTGCGGCCGCGCCGGCCGCCGCCCAGGAACCCGTCTACCCGGCCGGAGCCGGCGTCGCGAGCACTTACACTCTCAGTGACACCGTGCTGGCCCTCGGCGACACCCTCGCCGTCACCCGGACTCTCGTCAACGGC
Proteins encoded in this region:
- the radA gene encoding DNA repair protein RadA, yielding MADKRSGKVKTAFFCTQCGAEHTRWQGQCRECAEWNTLVEERLVKPAGGKGRGTRPPAEARRLPEISLAAEAGIESGIGEFDRVLGGRLLPGMSVLIGGEPGIGKSTLLLQAAEAYSRRGHRVAYVTGEESLAQIRLRAERLGVAGENIVAVNANALEEICDLVAEGAYEIVLVDSIQTVASAMFDSPPGTVAQVRESAQRLMGLARQHGFALFLVGHVTKDGMVAGPKVLEHMVDTVISFEGDGSHLYRMLRVMKNRFGSVAEIGLFEMQSRGLVEVTNPSSLFLSQRQDARRTGSVVAGICEGQRPLLVEIQALVTAASYGNPQRVAGGIDNKRLALLIAILEKKGGFPMGMNDVFVSIAGGLRLSEPALDLAMLAAIASSLLNKPVDPRTMVVGEVGLSGEVRGVTMIDRRLAEAAKLGFTAAVIPAMNAAQAKRELPSVHGVGSLQEAIEVLLG
- a CDS encoding ABC transporter permease codes for the protein MAILFGRFLVALSGLPRSFRLYVEQVYSLGVRSLPLIVIISVFVGAVSAWQGAYQFSFIGAPLRFLGQAVGKAVVIELAPVLSAIVFAGRVGAGVAAELGTMRVTEQIDALESMGIDPVRFLVMPRILACLTMVPFLVVFANFIAILGGMGVAVLGVDISAEMFLDGFHSSFSLSDFINGEIKAAVFGLLIGLVGCYEGFNTKGGAAGVGEATTTSVVISSVLILVSNFLFAIVLFRF
- a CDS encoding ABC transporter ATP-binding protein, yielding MDTLRPQAESVCFEVEDLHKAFGAQRVLDGVSLKVQTGESVAIIGQSGSGKSVLLKHLIRLLVPDRGRVLYRGRDLADMSSGELVEVRRKIGMLFQSAALFDSMTVAENVGLGLREARRHEQREIDRIVAEKLEMVGLAEAGDKYPAELSGGMRKRVGLARAIANDPDVLLYDEPTTGLDPVTADVINDLIVNLNRQLRVTSVVVTHDMKSAFRIAGRVVMLYDARVRFDGSPQELQRAGDPVLRQFIAGDSAGPIRI
- the dnaB gene encoding replicative DNA helicase produces the protein MAYRSQEEKREEKLQPPQSLDAEQAVLGAILKDSDAMNQVVEVLDDESHFYAARHQAIFRAAKALYERGEPTDITMVANELLRNDELGRIGGRVYLVELVEGVASTANLSAHATVVLERSILRRLITTSNEIIKSCYAFEQPVAGLLDRAESTIFRLSESRLRKGFTSIRDLIPSTFEDIEALQSNESGLTGLPTGYEELDLMTNGMHKGDLVIVAGRPSMGKSALAMNIAEHVAIKQRKGVGVFSIEMSKEQLALRMLCGRAGISQQKLRAGKLRDTEWSRLATVGGILSEAPVFIDDSPTITSLEIRAKARRLKAQQDVGVIIVDYLQMVHGSGRFENRQQEMATISQGLKALAKELEIPVIACSQLSRLVEQRGGEKRPQLSDLRESGAIEQDADLVLFIYRPEHYLTHLEQNDPKMQEVAGLAEIIVAKQRNGPTGVVKLHFRKEFARFENLERHHREIPPGVEPVAGGDAPF
- a CDS encoding uracil-DNA glycosylase, which produces MIIDPARVETLAAEAARGAANQREEWVDRMDAAVRRTSPPPVDLFGGAGGTGPKAAQFGTLAEHRAAICECRNCPLGETRTKFVYGVGSPQAELMFVGEAPGRDEDLKGEPFVGRAGQLLDKILAAMSMARAEVYIANVLKCRPPDNRDPLPEEMAECLPYLKEQIRIIRPKVLCALGRIAGQALLETKTPLGQLRKRWHEYEGVPLLVTYHPAALLRFPEYKKETWEDMQMVLAKLDELRSRAG
- the tgt gene encoding tRNA guanosine(34) transglycosylase Tgt, encoding MIRILCRDGAARRGEAATAHGLFQTPAFMPVGTAGAVKALTCEDLEEIGVEIILGNTYHLYLRPGPETIRESGGLAAFSGWGKPTLTDSGGYQVFSLKDRLRISDDGVEFRSHHDGSTHLFTPEKVIQIQHAIGADIIMAFDQCVPYPAERRAVEEGVRRTGEWAARCAREHERRSESGPDPGRLFGIVQGGTYADFRTRSAEQILALDLPGNAIGGLSVGESKAEMEAMLAHTVPLLPADKPRYLMGVGYPEDILTAVSYGVDMFDCVLPTRNARTGNVFTTVGPITYRNAAYAQDQRPLDPHCGCRVCRRYTRAYLRHLYNQSEITGIVLASYHSVYFFQELMRGIRRAIEERRFDAFRREFLARYAGE
- a CDS encoding aldehyde ferredoxin oxidoreductase family protein, producing the protein MAHESASCGGMAGTTLRINLTTGEIRRHPTDAKLVREWFGGRGTIARILYDEVPRDADPFGPENLFIMNAGIMSGCFIPAGAKVEFGSISPLTNGHGDSNMGGHLGPALKFAGYDMVIMSGISPVPVYLFIDDDTVELRDASPYWGMGSLECEPAMKKDLGEDFEIATIGPAGENGIRFSCITHDFGRQAGRTGQGAVMGSKKLKAIAVRGTRGIKVHDLDRLTEHVSAIIKRTQTHPNMAPWQKYGTAFFIDWSNVNAVLPTRNFQTTYYENSKGIDGDALVEKCLITHKACFGCWMNCGKYTKAVVPGKETVYLEGPEYETGALCGSNLGMTDINQVAYLNWLMDNVGMDTMSGGGVVAFGMECFQRGLISADDLEGHTLNWGSVDDAEHFIDMIVHRRGIGDYFADGTRRAAEKIGRGSEKFAMQVKGQEMSGYDGRYAPGMLLSYMTSDIGAHHNRSWTITVDMAEGRDRIEGRAKVVVYLQHIRPLFDCWCICRLFWGELDVEPEEIVVALNYITGWNVDTAEALKTSEKIWNLVRCHYLERNRANGRTFDYPPARSWEDKIPTGPSAGKGLTRDQIEAMLDEYYAARGWDADGNPSREVLHDLKLHFAADNIEKIGLLGKPLPNGIPAVRGERYKPKAF
- a CDS encoding acyl carrier protein, translating into MIGRDPEELTDSGSLLEMGIIDSTGVLELVAFLEERYGIHVDDTELVPDNLDSLNNLEAYISRKQASAPTSGA
- a CDS encoding HesA/MoeB/ThiF family protein, with amino-acid sequence MERYRRQLPVDRWNQDRLKSARVLVVGAGGLGGISATCLAAAGVGHLCICDGDRVELSNLNRQFLFAAGDIGKPKAVLAAEKLAAQNPEITVEAIPLKLTEDNAGELASGCDVIIDGLDNHAGRLILNDVSFRLSIPYVYGAIHEWLGQLSFLNPPKTACLACLLHKDALHAGPTPVFGALPGVIGSLQATLALRYLMTGDMPVSNTLLIFRADTMAFEMVGFEKRPDCRVCGKPVPPDPRP
- a CDS encoding MoaD/ThiS family protein encodes the protein MIVFLRAGGQLRAMLRPDVDHYTRRVQIDGDRTIGEILEAISLDPAYVAVIYVDGHVKDLSFKPSNGQTITLQPPVSGG